A window of Mycoplasmopsis equigenitalium genomic DNA:
CCATAATGGTGGAGAGGAAGGGACTCGAACCCTCTACCTCCTGCGTGCAAGGCAGGCGCTCTAGCCAGGTGAGCTACCCCCCCATAAAATGGTGAAGAAGACAGGATTTGAACCTGCGACCACTACGTCCCAAACGTAGCGCTCTGCCAAACTGAGCTACTTCTCCACGGCGTTGCATATTAAAATGATATAGCCTTGTAATTATAATATATTTTATTAATTTTTATTTAACTTTTTTTACTCATTTCATTCAAACTCATAATCGTATATTTTTACGGTATCAAGTTTCTTAATTCCTAAATTATATAGTTCATTTCAAACGCCCATTTTCTCTAAAATTTTATTAAAACGGAGCAAGTTGTCGTTAGAGTTAAGCGGAATTCGTTCATATCAGTATTTAACTTTTGAACCCGAAATGATAAAAATGTTGTTTTGTTTTTCGATTTTAAACGGAGCATCAAAACTAATAAATGCTTCCTTTACTTGTTCGTTCGGTACTTCCTCGACTAAGGCGTTTTTTAGAATTTGAAGCAATTTAGCTTTTAATTCATTTAAATTTTCTTGCTTAAGTGCACTTATTGGTGTTAATTCAAGCTTAAATTCTTTCTTAAAATGAGCGATATTTTCATTTGCGTTTTCTAAATCAATTTTATTCGCGACAATTAATGTTTTTTTGCTGCCTAAATTTAATTTATAACTAGCTAATTCCTTGTTAATCATAAGATAGTTATCTTTAATTTGTTGGTAATCAAGACTAAAATCAATAATATGGGCAATTATTTTACATCTTTCGATATGTTTTAAGAATTCGATCCCCATTCCTTTTCCAGCATGAGCCCCTTTAATTAAGCCGGGTAAATCAGCGACAACAAATGTTTCACCAAAAATTTCTACCATTCCAAGTTGGGGATCAATTGTTGTAAATTCGTAATTAGCAATTTTCGGCTTGGCATTGGTAATAACTGATAAAAGACTTGATTTACCAGCGTTAGGAACTCCTACAAAACCAACATCTGCCAACACTTTAAGCTCAAGTTCGAGTTGTTTTGATTCGCCAGGCATTCCATTTTCACTTAATCGTGGCGCACTATTTTTAGCAGTTTTAAATTTAGCATTACCTTTACCGCCTTTACCGCCTTTGCAAATCAAATATGCGTTTTCGTCAATTACATCAGCAATAAGTTTTGTATTTTCAAACACTTGGGTACCAAGTGGGACTTTTACAAAAACATCTTTTCCATTGGCGCCATAAAGATTTTTTCGTCCACCGTTTACGCCATTATTACCTTTAATATTTTTTTGAAAATAAAATTTATAAAGTGTATTCATCCCAGGTTCACCAACAAAAAAGATGTTACCACCATCGCCGCCATCGCCGCCATCAGGTCCACCTTTATCTACGTGCGCTTCGCGACGAAAAGAGATGATGCCATCACCACCTTTACCTGCCGTTACTTTGATTCGTGTTTTGTCGATAAATTTCATTGTTTATCTATTATATACATTATTTAGTTTTAATTAACATCGTTTTTATCAAGGTTAATTGTTAGAAAAACCGGACAATGATCTGAAATAAACTGGTATGGATATGATTCGGGATCGCTTGGGGGTGTTTTTTTGCTTTTAATAACATCATCGATTCATTTTTGATCAATATAACCGTCTTTTAACGCATCATAAATTTTAATCAAACCAGGATCACTGATTAATGCATCACCCTTATAAATCATTTTGTCATAGGGATTTGCATATTTACCAAATTTATTACCAAGCGAAGTTTTTCATTCATCCAAATCTTTGGAATAAAAAGTGTATCCTGCATCAATTATTGGTTTAAAGGTAAGTGCTTCTTTTCCTAATTTAATATTAGTATCACCCATAAAAATTAGTTCGTTATTTTCACCGTCTCACTGATCAAACTCGGCCATTGCCGCACTTAAATTAAGTGCTTCGTTGGCTTCTTGTGCGCCTATACCATCACTAAAATTTTCATTAAAATCGCTTGCTAATACTTCATCTTTTTTAGCTACACCAGGTGAATCAAAATGACTAAAAACACAAGTAAAATCTTGGTTTGTACTTAAATCTAGAAATTTAGCACCATAAGGTGGGCGTACATAAGAGTATTTGCTAGCACTAGTGTTTTTTAAATCGAGTAAATTACTTCATGGAATATTTTCGTAAAGTTTTTCGTCAATTAACTTTAATTTACTTGCTTTATAAATGATTCCCACATGTTCGCGTTGTTGCGAATCTGCTTCAAGTCATTTATTGTTTTTTCATGCCTTGTAATCCTTGCTAGAAATTGTGTATTGTCAAACAGAAGTTGGTTGCTTTTGATTAAGAAGTTCAATAATCGCGCTAACGCCAAGTACATCATCAATTTCTGTTAAACCAACAACATCGAAATTTTCTTTATCAATAATAGTAGAAAGCGCAATATTTTTTAATTCTTTTTTACCATTTTGATTTTTGACGTTTCAATGCGCGATTTTTATTTTACTTAAATCTTGTGGGTTAGGTAAAGGAGTTGGATTAGGGGTTGGTGTAGGTTGTGGCTTCAAATCGGGGGTTTTGGGGCGTTTTTGTCAAAAAGGTGTACAAGAAAAGGCCATAAATAATGGTGTTATTGCTGTTAAAAGGGTAAATGTTTTCCAAGCCTTTTGCTTCATATCGTTAATTATATTGATTTTTTGATTTTTGATGTTTTTAAGTTTTTGAGTGAGTTTGGTCTTGTTTTATTCATTTGTGTTTTCATAATTTTCCACATTTGCAAAAAATAAAAAATATTTTTGTGAGTTTTTGGTAATTTATGGTTTAATATTGGTAGATAGTGGGAAGGAGTGGTAAATGTTTTACGGCCAATTTGACAGAACATTCGATGATAAAAACCGTGTAATGATCCCTGCGAAGTTTCGTGAACAGTTAACTTCGGTTGTTTTTGTTAGCCTTGGCCTTGAAGATGTTCTAGAATTACGTTCAGAGGCAGAATGAAACAAGTTTGCATCTGAACTTAATTCAAAAAGTGAGTTTGATCGCAACGTAAGAACGTTTAAAAGAGCTTATTTTGCGCGTACTCAACAATTAGAAATCGATAAACAAGGCCGTATTATGGTTCCACAAACATTTATTAACCTTGCCGCTATCGGAAAAAACCTCGTCTTTGTTGGCGTTGGCAATAAAGTAGAGATTTGAGATAAAGCCAAATTCGAAAGATTCCAAAACGAAAATCCAAGTGAAAAACTGGAAACTTTAGCTCAAGCAATCTCTGATAAAGGATTCTAGTGAGTAGCGAATTACATATTCCTGTCTTATTAGATGAAGTTATCGATCAACTGAATATTCAAGAGGATGATATCATTGTCGATTTAACAATCGGCCTTGGTGGTCATAGCTCTTGTATCCTCAAAAAGTTAAATTCAGGGCTCTTGGTCGGTTTTGATAAAGATAACTATGCTATAGAAAAAAGTAGCAACCGTCTTGGCAAAATCGGACACAATTTTAAGCTATTTAAATCAGACTATCAACACTTTAACGATTACCTAGCACAACTTAAAATTGACAAAGTTTCTGGAATCTTAGCCGATTTAGGAATAAGCTCACCACAAATCGACATTCAAGAACGTGGCTTCTCGTACTTTCAAGATGCCCGCCTAGATATGCGAATGGATCAAGAACAAAAACTTGACGCGTATGAGGTTGTTAACAATTATCCTGTAGAAAAATTAGCCGAAATTTTAAATGCTTATGGGCAAGTGAAGCTATCCAAGCAAATTGCCAAAGCAATCGTAGAACATCGACCAATTACCACCACTGCCGAGTTAGCAACTTTAATCCGTGATACTTACCCAAATGCGATGACACGTAAGAAAAATTTAATCAAACCAATTTTTCAAGCCATCCGTATTGAAGTAAATAATGAACTTGATTCACTCAAAAACATGCTTAAGAAAACATTAAATTTCTTAAAAAGAAATGGCAAATTACTGATTATTACATTTCACTCCCTTGAAGACAAAATTGTTAAAGACTTTTTTGGTTCATTAATTAAACATAACGACCCCAAATTACCAGTTATGTTAAGTCAAGAATACAAAGTCAAAACTATTTACCCTTCGCAAACCGAAATCAACACAAACAAACGTGCGCGTAGCGCCAAACTTCGTGTTTTAACAAAACTAGTTGATTAATTAACTTGAAGATGGATTTCTAAGATAGTTAAACACATTAATCACAAGCGATGAAAAAGATATGAAACTTGTTTATTTAAAGAAGTAATATGTCGCTTAAAAACATTTGAGCATTTATCAAAAAACAAAGATAAAACCGTATAACCTTAAGATAACCAGGTTGGTTTGCAGTTTACTGATAAATCAACAAAAAAAGCAGGCTTTGGTCTGCTTTTTTGATTGTTTTTTAAATTCAATTACAATAGAAGTAAATGATTAAATGATTTTTTCTTTGCAAAACAAGAATATATTCACCCTGCGATGGTGAGGTTTTATCCTTAAAA
This region includes:
- the rsmH gene encoding 16S rRNA (cytosine(1402)-N(4))-methyltransferase RsmH — translated: MSSELHIPVLLDEVIDQLNIQEDDIIVDLTIGLGGHSSCILKKLNSGLLVGFDKDNYAIEKSSNRLGKIGHNFKLFKSDYQHFNDYLAQLKIDKVSGILADLGISSPQIDIQERGFSYFQDARLDMRMDQEQKLDAYEVVNNYPVEKLAEILNAYGQVKLSKQIAKAIVEHRPITTTAELATLIRDTYPNAMTRKKNLIKPIFQAIRIEVNNELDSLKNMLKKTLNFLKRNGKLLIITFHSLEDKIVKDFFGSLIKHNDPKLPVMLSQEYKVKTIYPSQTEINTNKRARSAKLRVLTKLVD
- the obgE gene encoding GTPase ObgE — its product is MKFIDKTRIKVTAGKGGDGIISFRREAHVDKGGPDGGDGGDGGNIFFVGEPGMNTLYKFYFQKNIKGNNGVNGGRKNLYGANGKDVFVKVPLGTQVFENTKLIADVIDENAYLICKGGKGGKGNAKFKTAKNSAPRLSENGMPGESKQLELELKVLADVGFVGVPNAGKSSLLSVITNAKPKIANYEFTTIDPQLGMVEIFGETFVVADLPGLIKGAHAGKGMGIEFLKHIERCKIIAHIIDFSLDYQQIKDNYLMINKELASYKLNLGSKKTLIVANKIDLENANENIAHFKKEFKLELTPISALKQENLNELKAKLLQILKNALVEEVPNEQVKEAFISFDAPFKIEKQNNIFIISGSKVKYWYERIPLNSNDNLLRFNKILEKMGVWNELYNLGIKKLDTVKIYDYEFEWNE
- a CDS encoding endonuclease/exonuclease/phosphatase family protein, with amino-acid sequence MKQKAWKTFTLLTAITPLFMAFSCTPFWQKRPKTPDLKPQPTPTPNPTPLPNPQDLSKIKIAHWNVKNQNGKKELKNIALSTIIDKENFDVVGLTEIDDVLGVSAIIELLNQKQPTSVWQYTISSKDYKAWKNNKWLEADSQQREHVGIIYKASKLKLIDEKLYENIPWSNLLDLKNTSASKYSYVRPPYGAKFLDLSTNQDFTCVFSHFDSPGVAKKDEVLASDFNENFSDGIGAQEANEALNLSAAMAEFDQWDGENNELIFMGDTNIKLGKEALTFKPIIDAGYTFYSKDLDEWKTSLGNKFGKYANPYDKMIYKGDALISDPGLIKIYDALKDGYIDQKWIDDVIKSKKTPPSDPESYPYQFISDHCPVFLTINLDKNDVN
- the mraZ gene encoding division/cell wall cluster transcriptional repressor MraZ, coding for MFYGQFDRTFDDKNRVMIPAKFREQLTSVVFVSLGLEDVLELRSEAEWNKFASELNSKSEFDRNVRTFKRAYFARTQQLEIDKQGRIMVPQTFINLAAIGKNLVFVGVGNKVEIWDKAKFERFQNENPSEKLETLAQAISDKGF